The following proteins are encoded in a genomic region of Toxotes jaculatrix isolate fToxJac2 chromosome 3, fToxJac2.pri, whole genome shotgun sequence:
- the pik3c2b gene encoding phosphatidylinositol 4-phosphate 3-kinase C2 domain-containing subunit beta isoform X1, with protein sequence MSAAQTQKESSEAGWGCLEALGLSQKELVLAEALQMEYDALSRLKQDKSGTGTGQTGSRAPGQIRSKTPNPSIERPRPTPCQPGPAPEGGSLLRGLSGSDSSLNLPGGSQSSHSIPARALPPQGGYVKESLYILDSPEVSKFRDYSGPSHGDSLGSGSGFLPKSFPSFPDDVPPAVPPRHPVPPLSGSENPFLPPRGSTVPRDVNLFTPDVDQPKVISGELNYDNINDSLSRLNRSQQGPRGRRANGDQSGKPVARSKTLPPQVPPRTYVPVPKSNKNQRRVSADPVSLRSRMNGFGYELFQVSEERDEEVAAFCHMLDVLRSAYPCSDRSKNAGFVWSPSVGHEELHQGLGVSVKVTVISEHFREPLTFTCDGSSTVDLLIYQTLCYAQDDLDHLDVDDYLLKVCGHNEFFNNSQTLAGLEFVQQCLKFDWDVRLFLTKRSAINTELARMKEDDETASTMNHSILLQERPIKQTVTREALTLLLDTFHNEAESFLLSEVELPLHVERLVQSVKALCSSLAAMETPDVTAALSQLPACPCRLQPKVLKDASVLAVRENREKVVEKLTAAILDLVELYCSTFNANFHTTPQSHCCTAPVQEAGLVTNVLSFNVYAAHRIPITWAASYEGFFLSCSLTHGGVELCAPQHTSKQSVSKYLFHLVVWDQRVCFPVQINQLPRESQLTVILFASSLPPPGGADDKGKQRRSIEALGWVTMPLFNFRHVLTCGRKLLGLWPSTPGRSGNARTSSPNFSQPDSVILQVDFPTSSFEVRFSTPPPADFCPQYDFSRLDTISQIQLQDVLHKKAFFWLTAEDKRLLWEKKAFCQSESAALPLVLASAPCWEWACLPDIYALLRQWACLGHLDALGLLHASFPDQELRRTAVQWMDSISDPELLDFLPQLVQALKYECYLDSSLVRFLLRRAIGDIRIAHYLFWLLKDNLQDSQFSARYQHLLAALLCCVGRGLRDEFDRQCWLVSILTKVAQKVRDAAPSSRQSVLREGLEEMKQFFSMNSSCRLPLNPALLVTGINIQSCSFFNSNAVPLKLSFQNFDPLGDNVNVIFKSGDDLRQDMLTLQMIRIMNKIWIQEGLDMRMVIFKCFSTGRGRGEVTPGMVEMIPQADTLRKIQVEHGVTGSFKDRTLADWLLKHNPTDEQYDKAVENFIYSCAGCCVATYILGICDRHNDNIMLKTSGHMFHIDFGKFLGHAQMFGNIKRDRAPFVFTSDMAYVINGGDKPSSRFHDFVDLCCEAYNLIRKHTHLFLNLLGLMLSCGIPELSDLEDLKYVYDALRPHESEADATMYFTRLIESSLGSVATKLNFFIHNLAQMKFASTEDRPTLSFAPRVHTAKSDGLIRSLYICRHIRTAKAYAFVVKVEREGQQEVQLVQRTFEEFHELHSKLRLIFPSSRLPSFPSRFVIGRSRGEAMADRRKDELNGYVWHLIHAGLEVAQCDLVYTFFHPLPRDERPGTTTSKPAEISWSPASGTELGEVKLSISYKKDKLFIMVMHIRGLQPLQDGTDPDPYVKLYLLPDPQKTSKRKTKAARRTCNPTYNEMLVYERIPQGDLDQRVIHLRVLGEGAFWENTLLAETFIPLKKLVPGQHWVDWHQLGAAGSDSAH encoded by the exons TGGTTCTGGCCGAAGCCCTGCAGATGGAGTATGACGCCCTCTCCAGACTCAAACAGGACAAAAGCGGCACAGGAACCGGCCAGACCGGATCTAGAGCTCCCGGTCAGATCCGCTCCAAGACCCCGAATCCCTCCATCGAACGTCCCCGACCCACCCCCTGCCAGCCCGGTCCTGCCCCTGAGGGAGGAAGCCTGCTGAGGGGCCTCTCCGGGTCCGATTCCTCCCTGAACCTGCCTGGAGGGTCCCAGTCTTCACATTCCATCCCAGCCAGGGCGCTCCCCCCTCAGGGTGGCTATGTCAAAGAGTCCCTGTACATCCTGGACAGTCCAGAGGTCAGCAAGTTCAGAGACTATTCCGGTCCCAGCCACGGGGACTCTCTTGGATCTGGATCAGGGTTTCTTCCCAAAAGCTTCCCCTCTTTCCCAGATGACGTCCCCCCTGCCGTCCCACCGAGACACCCTGTCCCTCCGCTGTCAGGCTCAGAGAACCCCTTCCTGCCCCCTCGAGGGTCCACCGTGCCCCGAGATGTGAACCTGTTCACGCCCGATGTGGATCAGCCCAAAGTGATCTCAGGAGAGCTGAACTACGACAACATCAACGACTCACTGTCCAGACTCAACCGGAGTCAGCAGGGGCCTCGAGGCCGGAGGGCCAACGGGGACCAATCAGGGAAGCCTGTGGCTCGCAGTAAGACCCTCCCCCCTCAGGTGCCGCCCAGGACCTACGTACCTGTCCCGAAGAGCAACAAGAACCAGCGGCGGGTGTCTGCAGACCCG gtgtctcTGCGCTCCAGGATGAATGGGTTTGGATACGAGCTGTTCCAGGTGTCGGAGGAGAGAGACGAGGAGGTGGCGGCTTTCTGTCACATGCTGGACGT TTTACGCTCGGCGTACCCGTGCAGCGACCGGTCGAAGAACGCTGGCTTCGTTTGGTCGCCTTCCGTCGGCCATGAGGAGCTTCATCAGGGTCTGGGTGTCAGTGTGAAGGTCACCGTCATCAGCGAACACTTCCGAGAACCGCTCACCTTTACCTGTGATG gtTCGTCCACGGTGGATCTGCTGATCTATCAGACTCTGTGCTACGCTCAGGACGACCTGGATCACCTGGATGTGGACGATTACCTGCTGAAGGTCTGCGGACACAACGAGTTCTTCAACAA ctctcagactCTTGCTGGTCTTGAGTTTGTTCAACAGTGTCTGAAGTTTGACTGGGACGTCCGGCTGTTTCTCACCAAGAGATCAGCCATCAACACAGAGCTGGCCCGCAtg AAAGAAGACGATGAGACGGCGTCTACCATGAACCACAGCATCCTGCTGCAGGAGCGACCAATCAAACAGACCGTCACCAG GGaggctctgactctgctgttgGACACCTTCCATAATGAAGCTGAGTCCTTCCTTCTGTcagag GTGGAGCTACCTCTGCACGTTGAGCGTCTCGTCCAATCAGTGAAGGCGCTCTGCAGCTCGTTAGCTGCCATGGAAACTCCTGATGTGACCGCTGCCCTCAGCcagctcccagcatgccccTGTCGCCTGCAGCCCAAAGTCCTGAAG GATGCTTCAGTGCTGGCtgtcagagagaacagag AGAAAGTGGTAGAGAAGTTGACGGCAGCCATCTTGGATCTGGTGGAGCTGTACTGCAGCACTTTTAACGCCAACTTCCACACGACACCGCAGAGTCACTGCTGCACGGCGCCGGTCCAGGAGGCTGGCCTCGTCACCAATGTGCTGTCCTTCAACGTGTACGCCGCCCACAGGATCCCCATCACCTGGGCCGCCAG ttaCGAGGGCTTCTTCCTGTCCTGCTCTCTGACTCATGGAGGGGTGGAGCTCTGCGCGCCGCAGCACACCAGCAAACAGTCGGTCAGCAAATACCTGTTCCACCTGGTGGTGTGGGATCAGAG GGTGTGTTTCCCCGTGCAGATCAACCAGCTGCCCAGAGAGTCTCAGCTGACGGTCATTCTGTTTGCCAGCTCTCTGCCGCCCCCCGGAGGCGCTGACGACAAGGGGAAGCAGCGTCGCAGCATCGAGGCTCTGGGCTGGGTCACCATGCCGCTCTTCAACTTCAGACA cGTCCTCACATGTGGCAGGAAATTACTGGGACTGTGGCCTTCGACCCCGGGGAGGAGTGGGAACGCCCGGACGAGTTCACCCAATTTCAGCCAACCAGACAGTGTGATActgcag GTGGACTTCCCCACCTCCTCATTCGAGGTTCGCTTCAGtactcctcctccagcagactTCTGTCCTCAGTACGACTTCTCCAGACTGGACACCATCAGTCAGATCCAGCTACAGGACGTCCTGCACAAGAAGGCCTTCTTCTG GTTGACGGCAGAGGACAAGCGGCTGCTGTGGGAGAAGAAGGCTTTCTGTCAGTCTGAGAGTGCCGCTCTGCCTCTGGTTCTGGCCAGCGCCCCCTGTTGGGAGTGGGCCTGTCTGCCTGACATCTACGCCCTGCTGAGACAGTGGGCCTGCCTGGGTCACCTGGACGCCCTGGGACTCCTCCACGCCTC GTTCCCGGAccaggagctgaggaggacGGCCGTCCAGTGGATGGATTCCATCTCAGACCCAGAGCTGCTGGACTTCCTGCCTCAGCTGGTCCAG gctCTGAAGTACGAGTGTTACCTGGACAGCTCTCTGGTTCGATTCCTCCTACGGAGAGCCATCGGGGACATTCGCATCGCTCACTACCTCTTCTG gctgCTGAAGGACAACCTGCAGGACAGTCAGTTCAGCGCTCGGTATCAGCACCTtctggctgctctgctctgctgcgtcGGACGAGGTCTCCGGGACGAATTTGACCGTCAGTGCTGGCTCGTCTCCATCCTCACCAAGGTGGCTCAGAAAGTGCGAGACGCTGCACCGTCCAGCAGACAG TCTGTCCTCAGAGAAGGTCTGGAGGAGATGAAGCAGTTCTTCTCCATGAACAGCAGCTGTAGACTTCCTCTGAACCCGGCGCTGCTCGTCACCGGAATCAACATCCAg TCCTGTTCCTTCTTCAACTCCAACGCTGTCCCTCTCAAACTGTCCTTCCAAAACTTTGACCCCCTGGGAGACAACGTCAACGTCATCTTCAAG TCAGGAGACGACCTGCGGCAGGACATGCTGACTCTGCAGATGATCCGCATCATGAACAAGATCTGGATCCAGGAGGGTTTGGACATGAGGATGGTCATCTTCAAATGCTTCTCCACTGGCAGAGGACGAGGTGAGGTCACTCCAG GTATGGTGGAGATGATTCCTCAAGCTGACACACTGAGGAAGATCCAGGTGGAACATGGAGTCACTGGATCGTTCAAAGACCGAACGCTGGCCGACTGGCTGCTGAAACACAACCCCACTGACGAGCAGTACGACAAG GCGGTGGAGAACTTCATCTACTCGTGCGCCGGCTGCTGCGTGGCGACTTACATCCTGGGAATCTGTGACCGCCACAACGACAACATCATGCTGAAGACCAGCGGCCACATGTTCCACATCGACTTCGGAAAGTTCCTGGGACACGCACAGATGTTCGGAAACATCAAACG GGACCGAGCCCCCTTCGTCTTCACCTCCGACATGGCGTACGTCATCAACGGAGGAGACAAACCGTCCAGTCGCTTCCACGACTTCGTGGATCTGTGCTGCGAGGCCTACAATCtgatcaggaaacacacacacctgttcctcaACCTGCTGGGCCTG aTGTTGTCCTGTGGGATTCCTGAACTCTCTGATCTGGAGGATCTGAAGTACGTCTATGATGCTCTGAGACCTCACGAGTCTGAGGCTGATGCCACCATGTACTTcaccag GTTGATCGAGTCCAGTCTGGGCAGCGTCGCCACCAAACTCAACTTCTTCATCCACAATCTGGCTCAGATGAAGTTCGCCTCGACGGAGGACCGTCCCACGCTGTCGTTCGCTCCCAGAGTTCACACGGCGAAGAGCGACGGCCTCATCAGGAGCCTGTACATCTGCAGACACATCCGCACCGCCAAGGCCTAC GCCTTTGTGGTGAAGGTGGAGCGTGAAGGTCAGCAGGAAGTTCAGCTGGTTCAGAGGACGTTTGAAGAGTTTCATGAACTTCACAGTAAACTGAGACTCATCTTCCCCTCATCCAGACTgcccag TTTCCCGAGCCGTTTTGTGATTGGTCGGTCCCGAGGTGAGGCGATGGCCGACAGGAGGAAGGACGAGCTGAACGGTTATGTCTGGCACCTGATCCACGCCGGCCTAGAGGTGGCCCAG tgtgacCTGGTCTACACTTTTTTCCACCCACTCCCCAGAGACGAAAGGCCGGGGACAACAACCAGCAAAccagcag agatCTCgtggtctccagcttcaggGACAGAGCTCGGTGAAGTCAAACTGTCCATCTCCTACAAGAAGGACAAACTCTTCATCATGGTCATGCACATACGAGGcctg cagcccCTGCAGGATGGGACAGACCCCGACCCATACGTGAAGCTCTACCTCCTCCCGGACCCTCAGAAGACCAGCAAGAGGAAGACCAAGGCTGCGCGACGCACCTGTAACCCCACCTACAACGAGATG CTGGTGTATGAGCGGATCCCTCAGGGGGACCTGGACCAGAGGGTGATCCACCTGCGGGTTCTGGGTGAGGGGGCATTCTGGGAGAACACCCTGCTGGCAGAGACCTTCATCCCCCTGAAGAAGCTGGTCCCAGGTCAGCACTGGGTGGACTGGCACCAGCTGGGTGCCGCCGGCTCTGACTCCGCCcactga
- the pik3c2b gene encoding phosphatidylinositol 4-phosphate 3-kinase C2 domain-containing subunit beta isoform X2: MSAAQTQKESSEAGWGCLEALGLSQKELVLAEALQMEYDALSRLKQDKSGTGTGQTGSRAPGQIRSKTPNPSIERPRPTPCQPGPAPEGGSLLRGLSGSDSSLNLPGGSQSSHSIPARALPPQGGYVKESLYILDSPEVSKFRDYSGPSHGDSLGSGSGFLPKSFPSFPDDVPPAVPPRHPVPPLSGSENPFLPPRGSTVPRDVNLFTPDVDQPKVISGELNYDNINDSLSRLNRSQQGPRGRRANGDQSGKPVARSKTLPPQVPPRTYVPVPKSNKNQRRVSADPVSLRSRMNGFGYELFQVSEERDEEVAAFCHMLDVLRSAYPCSDRSKNAGFVWSPSVGHEELHQGLGVSVKVTVISEHFREPLTFTCDGSSTVDLLIYQTLCYAQDDLDHLDVDDYLLKVCGHNEFFNNSQTLAGLEFVQQCLKFDWDVRLFLTKRSAINTELARMKEDDETASTMNHSILLQERPIKQTVTREALTLLLDTFHNEAESFLLSEVELPLHVERLVQSVKALCSSLAAMETPDVTAALSQLPACPCRLQPKVLKDASVLAVRENREKVVEKLTAAILDLVELYCSTFNANFHTTPQSHCCTAPVQEAGLVTNVLSFNVYAAHRIPITWAASYEGFFLSCSLTHGGVELCAPQHTSKQSVSKYLFHLVVWDQRVCFPVQINQLPRESQLTVILFASSLPPPGGADDKGKQRRSIEALGWVTMPLFNFRHVLTCGRKLLGLWPSTPGRSGNARTSSPNFSQPDSVILQVDFPTSSFEVRFSTPPPADFCPQYDFSRLDTISQIQLQDVLHKKAFFWLTAEDKRLLWEKKAFCQSESAALPLVLASAPCWEWACLPDIYALLRQWACLGHLDALGLLHASFPDQELRRTAVQWMDSISDPELLDFLPQLVQALKYECYLDSSLVRFLLRRAIGDIRIAHYLFWLLKDNLQDSQFSARYQHLLAALLCCVGRGLRDEFDRQCWLVSILTKVAQKVRDAAPSSRQSVLREGLEEMKQFFSMNSSCRLPLNPALLVTGINIQSCSFFNSNAVPLKLSFQNFDPLGDNVNVIFKSGDDLRQDMLTLQMIRIMNKIWIQEGLDMRMVIFKCFSTGRGRGMVEMIPQADTLRKIQVEHGVTGSFKDRTLADWLLKHNPTDEQYDKAVENFIYSCAGCCVATYILGICDRHNDNIMLKTSGHMFHIDFGKFLGHAQMFGNIKRDRAPFVFTSDMAYVINGGDKPSSRFHDFVDLCCEAYNLIRKHTHLFLNLLGLMLSCGIPELSDLEDLKYVYDALRPHESEADATMYFTRLIESSLGSVATKLNFFIHNLAQMKFASTEDRPTLSFAPRVHTAKSDGLIRSLYICRHIRTAKAYAFVVKVEREGQQEVQLVQRTFEEFHELHSKLRLIFPSSRLPSFPSRFVIGRSRGEAMADRRKDELNGYVWHLIHAGLEVAQCDLVYTFFHPLPRDERPGTTTSKPAEISWSPASGTELGEVKLSISYKKDKLFIMVMHIRGLQPLQDGTDPDPYVKLYLLPDPQKTSKRKTKAARRTCNPTYNEMLVYERIPQGDLDQRVIHLRVLGEGAFWENTLLAETFIPLKKLVPGQHWVDWHQLGAAGSDSAH; the protein is encoded by the exons TGGTTCTGGCCGAAGCCCTGCAGATGGAGTATGACGCCCTCTCCAGACTCAAACAGGACAAAAGCGGCACAGGAACCGGCCAGACCGGATCTAGAGCTCCCGGTCAGATCCGCTCCAAGACCCCGAATCCCTCCATCGAACGTCCCCGACCCACCCCCTGCCAGCCCGGTCCTGCCCCTGAGGGAGGAAGCCTGCTGAGGGGCCTCTCCGGGTCCGATTCCTCCCTGAACCTGCCTGGAGGGTCCCAGTCTTCACATTCCATCCCAGCCAGGGCGCTCCCCCCTCAGGGTGGCTATGTCAAAGAGTCCCTGTACATCCTGGACAGTCCAGAGGTCAGCAAGTTCAGAGACTATTCCGGTCCCAGCCACGGGGACTCTCTTGGATCTGGATCAGGGTTTCTTCCCAAAAGCTTCCCCTCTTTCCCAGATGACGTCCCCCCTGCCGTCCCACCGAGACACCCTGTCCCTCCGCTGTCAGGCTCAGAGAACCCCTTCCTGCCCCCTCGAGGGTCCACCGTGCCCCGAGATGTGAACCTGTTCACGCCCGATGTGGATCAGCCCAAAGTGATCTCAGGAGAGCTGAACTACGACAACATCAACGACTCACTGTCCAGACTCAACCGGAGTCAGCAGGGGCCTCGAGGCCGGAGGGCCAACGGGGACCAATCAGGGAAGCCTGTGGCTCGCAGTAAGACCCTCCCCCCTCAGGTGCCGCCCAGGACCTACGTACCTGTCCCGAAGAGCAACAAGAACCAGCGGCGGGTGTCTGCAGACCCG gtgtctcTGCGCTCCAGGATGAATGGGTTTGGATACGAGCTGTTCCAGGTGTCGGAGGAGAGAGACGAGGAGGTGGCGGCTTTCTGTCACATGCTGGACGT TTTACGCTCGGCGTACCCGTGCAGCGACCGGTCGAAGAACGCTGGCTTCGTTTGGTCGCCTTCCGTCGGCCATGAGGAGCTTCATCAGGGTCTGGGTGTCAGTGTGAAGGTCACCGTCATCAGCGAACACTTCCGAGAACCGCTCACCTTTACCTGTGATG gtTCGTCCACGGTGGATCTGCTGATCTATCAGACTCTGTGCTACGCTCAGGACGACCTGGATCACCTGGATGTGGACGATTACCTGCTGAAGGTCTGCGGACACAACGAGTTCTTCAACAA ctctcagactCTTGCTGGTCTTGAGTTTGTTCAACAGTGTCTGAAGTTTGACTGGGACGTCCGGCTGTTTCTCACCAAGAGATCAGCCATCAACACAGAGCTGGCCCGCAtg AAAGAAGACGATGAGACGGCGTCTACCATGAACCACAGCATCCTGCTGCAGGAGCGACCAATCAAACAGACCGTCACCAG GGaggctctgactctgctgttgGACACCTTCCATAATGAAGCTGAGTCCTTCCTTCTGTcagag GTGGAGCTACCTCTGCACGTTGAGCGTCTCGTCCAATCAGTGAAGGCGCTCTGCAGCTCGTTAGCTGCCATGGAAACTCCTGATGTGACCGCTGCCCTCAGCcagctcccagcatgccccTGTCGCCTGCAGCCCAAAGTCCTGAAG GATGCTTCAGTGCTGGCtgtcagagagaacagag AGAAAGTGGTAGAGAAGTTGACGGCAGCCATCTTGGATCTGGTGGAGCTGTACTGCAGCACTTTTAACGCCAACTTCCACACGACACCGCAGAGTCACTGCTGCACGGCGCCGGTCCAGGAGGCTGGCCTCGTCACCAATGTGCTGTCCTTCAACGTGTACGCCGCCCACAGGATCCCCATCACCTGGGCCGCCAG ttaCGAGGGCTTCTTCCTGTCCTGCTCTCTGACTCATGGAGGGGTGGAGCTCTGCGCGCCGCAGCACACCAGCAAACAGTCGGTCAGCAAATACCTGTTCCACCTGGTGGTGTGGGATCAGAG GGTGTGTTTCCCCGTGCAGATCAACCAGCTGCCCAGAGAGTCTCAGCTGACGGTCATTCTGTTTGCCAGCTCTCTGCCGCCCCCCGGAGGCGCTGACGACAAGGGGAAGCAGCGTCGCAGCATCGAGGCTCTGGGCTGGGTCACCATGCCGCTCTTCAACTTCAGACA cGTCCTCACATGTGGCAGGAAATTACTGGGACTGTGGCCTTCGACCCCGGGGAGGAGTGGGAACGCCCGGACGAGTTCACCCAATTTCAGCCAACCAGACAGTGTGATActgcag GTGGACTTCCCCACCTCCTCATTCGAGGTTCGCTTCAGtactcctcctccagcagactTCTGTCCTCAGTACGACTTCTCCAGACTGGACACCATCAGTCAGATCCAGCTACAGGACGTCCTGCACAAGAAGGCCTTCTTCTG GTTGACGGCAGAGGACAAGCGGCTGCTGTGGGAGAAGAAGGCTTTCTGTCAGTCTGAGAGTGCCGCTCTGCCTCTGGTTCTGGCCAGCGCCCCCTGTTGGGAGTGGGCCTGTCTGCCTGACATCTACGCCCTGCTGAGACAGTGGGCCTGCCTGGGTCACCTGGACGCCCTGGGACTCCTCCACGCCTC GTTCCCGGAccaggagctgaggaggacGGCCGTCCAGTGGATGGATTCCATCTCAGACCCAGAGCTGCTGGACTTCCTGCCTCAGCTGGTCCAG gctCTGAAGTACGAGTGTTACCTGGACAGCTCTCTGGTTCGATTCCTCCTACGGAGAGCCATCGGGGACATTCGCATCGCTCACTACCTCTTCTG gctgCTGAAGGACAACCTGCAGGACAGTCAGTTCAGCGCTCGGTATCAGCACCTtctggctgctctgctctgctgcgtcGGACGAGGTCTCCGGGACGAATTTGACCGTCAGTGCTGGCTCGTCTCCATCCTCACCAAGGTGGCTCAGAAAGTGCGAGACGCTGCACCGTCCAGCAGACAG TCTGTCCTCAGAGAAGGTCTGGAGGAGATGAAGCAGTTCTTCTCCATGAACAGCAGCTGTAGACTTCCTCTGAACCCGGCGCTGCTCGTCACCGGAATCAACATCCAg TCCTGTTCCTTCTTCAACTCCAACGCTGTCCCTCTCAAACTGTCCTTCCAAAACTTTGACCCCCTGGGAGACAACGTCAACGTCATCTTCAAG TCAGGAGACGACCTGCGGCAGGACATGCTGACTCTGCAGATGATCCGCATCATGAACAAGATCTGGATCCAGGAGGGTTTGGACATGAGGATGGTCATCTTCAAATGCTTCTCCACTGGCAGAGGACGAG GTATGGTGGAGATGATTCCTCAAGCTGACACACTGAGGAAGATCCAGGTGGAACATGGAGTCACTGGATCGTTCAAAGACCGAACGCTGGCCGACTGGCTGCTGAAACACAACCCCACTGACGAGCAGTACGACAAG GCGGTGGAGAACTTCATCTACTCGTGCGCCGGCTGCTGCGTGGCGACTTACATCCTGGGAATCTGTGACCGCCACAACGACAACATCATGCTGAAGACCAGCGGCCACATGTTCCACATCGACTTCGGAAAGTTCCTGGGACACGCACAGATGTTCGGAAACATCAAACG GGACCGAGCCCCCTTCGTCTTCACCTCCGACATGGCGTACGTCATCAACGGAGGAGACAAACCGTCCAGTCGCTTCCACGACTTCGTGGATCTGTGCTGCGAGGCCTACAATCtgatcaggaaacacacacacctgttcctcaACCTGCTGGGCCTG aTGTTGTCCTGTGGGATTCCTGAACTCTCTGATCTGGAGGATCTGAAGTACGTCTATGATGCTCTGAGACCTCACGAGTCTGAGGCTGATGCCACCATGTACTTcaccag GTTGATCGAGTCCAGTCTGGGCAGCGTCGCCACCAAACTCAACTTCTTCATCCACAATCTGGCTCAGATGAAGTTCGCCTCGACGGAGGACCGTCCCACGCTGTCGTTCGCTCCCAGAGTTCACACGGCGAAGAGCGACGGCCTCATCAGGAGCCTGTACATCTGCAGACACATCCGCACCGCCAAGGCCTAC GCCTTTGTGGTGAAGGTGGAGCGTGAAGGTCAGCAGGAAGTTCAGCTGGTTCAGAGGACGTTTGAAGAGTTTCATGAACTTCACAGTAAACTGAGACTCATCTTCCCCTCATCCAGACTgcccag TTTCCCGAGCCGTTTTGTGATTGGTCGGTCCCGAGGTGAGGCGATGGCCGACAGGAGGAAGGACGAGCTGAACGGTTATGTCTGGCACCTGATCCACGCCGGCCTAGAGGTGGCCCAG tgtgacCTGGTCTACACTTTTTTCCACCCACTCCCCAGAGACGAAAGGCCGGGGACAACAACCAGCAAAccagcag agatCTCgtggtctccagcttcaggGACAGAGCTCGGTGAAGTCAAACTGTCCATCTCCTACAAGAAGGACAAACTCTTCATCATGGTCATGCACATACGAGGcctg cagcccCTGCAGGATGGGACAGACCCCGACCCATACGTGAAGCTCTACCTCCTCCCGGACCCTCAGAAGACCAGCAAGAGGAAGACCAAGGCTGCGCGACGCACCTGTAACCCCACCTACAACGAGATG CTGGTGTATGAGCGGATCCCTCAGGGGGACCTGGACCAGAGGGTGATCCACCTGCGGGTTCTGGGTGAGGGGGCATTCTGGGAGAACACCCTGCTGGCAGAGACCTTCATCCCCCTGAAGAAGCTGGTCCCAGGTCAGCACTGGGTGGACTGGCACCAGCTGGGTGCCGCCGGCTCTGACTCCGCCcactga